One stretch of Desulfobacterales bacterium DNA includes these proteins:
- a CDS encoding NAD-dependent malic enzyme — protein sequence MADLTIPDGLSGHEIINDNLYNKGTAFTHAERMALGLDGLLPPVVDTIEAQEARVMENYDKKPSDIEKYIFLMTLLDQNLTLFNRVLVNHLEEMMPIIYTPTVGEACREYSHIFRRPQGIFLTADEKGRYAELLEQWPGKDVRVIVVTDGERILGLGDLGASGMGIPVGKLCLYAAGAGIPFQHCLPVMIDVGTNNAEFINDPHYIGLRQERLRGEAYDEIIEEFVIAVQEIFPKALIQFEDFGNQNAFRLLKNYRDRICVFNDDIQGTACVSLAGLLAAMRLGHRNLQDQTFLFMGAGEAGTGIGQLIVSALVKSGMSLADARQRCWYVDSNGLVVKSREGLADHKKPFAHDHAPVPDFLSAVQALKPTAIVGVSAQAGKFDKQVLQTMAEINEQPIIFALSNPTANAECTAGEAYTWTQGRCLFASGSPFDPVTIDQKTFIPGQGNNAYIFPGVGLGVIASQAKHVTEDMFLAAAETLAKQVSQADFESGRIYPPLNTIRQISLHIAVAVAQLAFEKGLARIQQPDNLAAFIQSQMYEPHYTSHV from the coding sequence ATGGCTGATCTTACCATCCCCGACGGGCTGAGCGGTCATGAAATCATAAATGATAACTTATACAATAAAGGGACAGCCTTTACCCATGCCGAGAGGATGGCCTTGGGGCTTGACGGCCTCCTGCCGCCGGTGGTGGACACCATCGAGGCACAGGAAGCCAGAGTCATGGAAAATTATGACAAAAAACCCTCTGATATAGAAAAATACATCTTTCTAATGACCTTGCTGGATCAGAATTTGACCCTATTTAACCGCGTACTGGTCAATCACCTGGAAGAAATGATGCCCATCATTTACACCCCCACGGTGGGGGAGGCCTGCCGGGAATACTCCCACATCTTTCGCAGGCCCCAGGGAATATTTCTAACGGCTGATGAAAAAGGACGTTATGCGGAGCTGCTTGAGCAATGGCCTGGTAAAGACGTCCGGGTCATCGTGGTCACCGATGGCGAACGGATTTTAGGGTTGGGCGATCTGGGAGCCTCCGGCATGGGCATCCCCGTAGGCAAACTATGCCTGTATGCGGCTGGTGCCGGTATCCCTTTTCAACACTGCCTGCCGGTGATGATCGATGTGGGCACCAACAATGCCGAGTTCATTAATGATCCGCATTACATCGGGCTCAGACAGGAGCGTCTACGGGGTGAAGCTTATGATGAAATCATCGAAGAATTCGTCATCGCGGTGCAGGAAATATTTCCCAAAGCATTGATTCAGTTCGAGGATTTTGGCAACCAGAATGCATTCCGGCTGCTGAAAAATTACCGTGACCGGATATGTGTCTTTAATGATGACATCCAGGGAACCGCCTGTGTGAGCCTGGCCGGTTTGTTAGCCGCCATGCGGCTTGGTCATCGCAATTTGCAAGATCAAACCTTCTTATTTATGGGAGCGGGTGAAGCTGGAACCGGAATAGGTCAACTGATCGTATCCGCACTGGTTAAAAGCGGGATGTCGCTTGCCGATGCCCGTCAGAGATGCTGGTATGTGGATTCCAATGGGTTGGTGGTCAAAAGCCGTGAAGGGCTGGCGGACCATAAAAAACCCTTTGCTCACGATCATGCGCCTGTGCCGGATTTTCTGTCCGCCGTCCAGGCGTTGAAACCCACTGCGATCGTGGGCGTATCTGCTCAGGCCGGTAAGTTTGATAAGCAAGTGCTGCAAACCATGGCTGAAATTAATGAGCAGCCCATCATTTTTGCCCTTTCCAACCCCACCGCCAATGCGGAATGCACGGCCGGCGAGGCCTACACCTGGACCCAAGGGCGCTGCCTGTTTGCCAGCGGCAGCCCTTTTGATCCGGTCACCATTGATCAAAAAACTTTCATCCCCGGGCAGGGCAATAACGCCTATATTTTCCCGGGTGTCGGCTTAGGCGTCATTGCCAGTCAGGCCAAACACGTCACCGAAGACATGTTCCTGGCAGCGGCTGAAACGCTGGCCAAGCAAGTCTCCCAGGCTGACTTTGAAAGCGGGCGCATATACCCGCCTCTGAATACCATCCGCCAGATTTCTTTACATATCGCCGTCGCCGTGGCCCAGCTGGCGTTTGAGAAAGGGTTAGCCCGTATTCAACAACCAGACAATTTAGCAGCCTTTATTCAATCGCAGATGTATGAACCGCATTATACATCGCATGTGTAA
- a CDS encoding SLC13 family permease — protein sequence MPDKSSKPVRSISQKTGLILGPVLFLMVILILDLEPGKPVVTRMAAIAVLMAVWWITDAIPLFATSLLPMILYPLLGILSTKATAPIYVNSTIFLFLGGFMIALTMEQWNLHKRIAVYIIRLIGGGPSRIVLGFMVAAAFLSMWISNTATAIMMLPIGLAIVSKMESDFGAKETHKLTLGLMLGIAYACSVGGMATLVGTPPNLAFARIFSITFPAAKPIAFGTWFVMALPLAAVFLVVIWWMLTKVLYRVPAHVTIDKSIVNKAYKELGPMSFEERVVLLIFSLTAVLWVFRKDLILGFVSIPGWSNLLPYPKLIDDGTVALVMALLIFFIPTRSADAETPTLMGTNVINKMPWHIVILFGGGFALAKGFQSTGLSALIGQNFAGIGQLHPIVMIFMICTVMTFLTEVTSNTATTQMVLPILASLAVDININPMLLMIPATLSASCAFMMPIATPPNAIVFSSGRIKIAEMAKTGIIINIIGIIMVTLLYFIGPAIFNIDVNVFPDWARQIGSGTN from the coding sequence ATGCCCGATAAATCATCAAAACCGGTCAGAAGCATATCTCAAAAAACAGGATTAATTTTAGGGCCGGTATTGTTTTTGATGGTAATATTAATTTTGGATTTAGAGCCGGGCAAACCGGTTGTCACACGTATGGCGGCGATCGCTGTTCTGATGGCCGTCTGGTGGATTACAGACGCCATTCCCCTTTTTGCCACATCCCTGCTGCCCATGATTCTCTACCCATTGCTGGGCATATTGAGCACCAAAGCTACAGCGCCCATTTATGTCAACAGCACCATTTTTCTGTTTTTGGGCGGTTTCATGATCGCTTTGACCATGGAGCAATGGAACCTCCATAAGCGGATTGCCGTATATATCATCCGCTTGATCGGCGGCGGCCCTTCCCGTATTGTTTTGGGTTTCATGGTGGCGGCGGCCTTTTTGTCCATGTGGATATCCAATACCGCAACGGCCATTATGATGCTGCCCATTGGCCTGGCCATTGTTTCGAAAATGGAATCCGATTTCGGCGCCAAAGAGACCCATAAACTCACCCTGGGCTTGATGCTGGGCATTGCCTATGCCTGCTCGGTGGGGGGGATGGCCACCCTTGTCGGCACGCCTCCTAACCTGGCCTTTGCGAGGATTTTTTCGATCACCTTTCCGGCGGCCAAGCCGATTGCCTTTGGCACCTGGTTTGTCATGGCGCTTCCCCTGGCAGCCGTTTTTTTGGTGGTCATCTGGTGGATGCTCACGAAGGTCCTCTACCGAGTTCCAGCGCATGTCACCATAGACAAATCCATTGTGAATAAGGCCTATAAAGAATTGGGGCCGATGAGCTTTGAAGAGCGCGTCGTGCTGCTTATATTCTCTTTAACAGCCGTGCTGTGGGTATTTCGCAAAGATCTGATTCTGGGATTTGTTTCCATCCCCGGATGGTCCAACCTGCTTCCCTATCCAAAACTGATCGATGACGGCACAGTGGCTTTGGTCATGGCACTGCTCATATTTTTTATCCCCACGCGCAGCGCGGATGCCGAAACCCCTACCCTGATGGGCACTAACGTGATCAATAAAATGCCCTGGCACATTGTTATCCTTTTCGGGGGTGGTTTTGCCCTGGCCAAGGGCTTCCAGAGCACCGGACTTTCAGCATTGATCGGCCAAAACTTTGCAGGTATCGGTCAGCTGCACCCCATCGTGATGATATTTATGATCTGTACGGTCATGACCTTTTTAACCGAAGTGACCTCCAATACCGCCACCACCCAAATGGTTCTGCCGATCTTGGCGTCGCTTGCCGTTGACATCAACATCAATCCGATGCTGCTCATGATCCCGGCCACCCTCTCGGCCTCCTGTGCCTTTATGATGCCGATTGCCACTCCCCCCAATGCCATCGTTTTTAGCAGCGGACGAATCAAAATCGCGGAAATGGCCAAAACGGGAATTATCATCAATATCATCGGTATCATAATGGTAACCCTTTTATACTTCATCGGGCCGGCCATCTTTAACATCGATGTAAATGTCTTCCCCGATTGGGCGCGGCAGATCGGATCTGGAACAAATTAA